From the genome of Scleropages formosus chromosome 22, fSclFor1.1, whole genome shotgun sequence:
cccctccccctccggccttacgccctgtgtcacgggtaggctccgtgaccctgtatgggacaagcggttctgaagattaTAATATGATTACTGTCACTCTTACTGAATTTGACAGAATTATCCCAAACAATACTTCTGTATTAGTTTTACTTTAGTATTACTTTTAGTTTAGTGCTGACAGCAAATGTAATGTTATTTGCAGTTAGGTGGTCTCTAAATCAACACTTCCGTGAGATCTGTGCTACAAAACATGAATATAACCTGcgctagagaaaagaaaatggacGCCGGATCACGTGATTCGTGTAGTACGGGACTTCCCGCAAAAAATAGCGGTAACAAAATGATTCTCCATTTTCGAATGTTAACGCACAGCTGCctccagaaaacaaaaacacgtaGATTATCGGCTAGCTCATTTATGGATATAAAACAGTAAACGACGTGTGTCTTCGTACGTAGTACtaataaaaacttttattaCTATTCTAGTGACAACTTTAAGTTTAAGTAATAGAAATGACTCGACTTTGACCCCCCCGCCAAACCTACCCACTTAATTCTCGTAGTGTAATAGTCACATGACGGTCATGATATCTGACACCGTACCCGCCCACCATTCATCGCTAcatgttacaaaaaataattattgtctGACTCAAAGTTTGCTCATTGGGTGACGTGAGTATGGGCTCCGCCTCCTAGTTTATATTCAGGTGGAATTTTCCAGTACTTCACAGCAATTGCTGAAAGCGTCGGCTGGTAGCGGTGTTGGTGTGCAGTGTTTAATAATATCATCGTTTCAAGCTAAGCAGTTTTCggtgagtttttattttatatatttccatGGATGGGAAAGTTGTAAGTTACTTGGTTTTGCTAATTGGAATTATTACTTGTGAAATATTAAGTTCTTTGTTATTATTTGACGTTTTAGTCAgttggtaaaataaaaatgctcgataaaatgtatgtttagTCCTGCAGAAGTACATGAACCgaaatgaattatttaaattaaatgtcctTTTCGTTTTCCCCGTTGCGTAAGCTAAGCGGCGCTAGTTGTGTAGTGACAGCTGGTTGTCATACGGCGGATTGTGTGGCGGTTTCTTCTCTGCAGCAGCAATGCCAATTGAATATGTGTTCTCTCTTAGTTTTTGGCCCGCGTGCATCTACTATGATCTAGTAACTGTTCAGGTTAAAGTTGGGGTACAACGACGACGTGTATTCAATCCGTTCTTGATTAAGTGTAACTCTGGACTGAGACTTTAATGGAATTTgacgtttaaaaaaataaaaataaataaaattgcgCACTGACTCATGTTCGATCATAGTTCATTTCTGGAAACGGGGCCACAGCGCGAGCGAGTCGGAatagcatttacattcattcattgcggGCTTTTAGTACAGCCTTCAGCTTAACGCCTGAGTACGAAGTTAACTTCTCAGTCAGCTAACTACTAATTACTTCGTTTAGTGTGATATATAATTTAAGTTCCCCCCCTCCCAGCTTTTCacatataaagtgtgcagtatAACAATTTAGGTCGTCAGTGCCACAGTGGCAGCGCTTCCCCCACTGCCAGTGTCGTACTGACGTGCGTTGCCTCGCGCAGCGGACAGGGACACTTAGCGGAAGTTGGTCTGACTCGCCATCTCTCCCGTTGAAGCAGGATGTCTGCGTGGGCTGTGTTAACGTCCAATCTTTATATTAATTCTCATTGTATATTAAATGTGGGTGCTGCTTTTATAATTTAGCTAACTTCTTTGCTTAGGCAACTTGTATTGTCACACAACTTAAAGTGCTTGCGTGGTGTCAGTTTACTGTCCAGTCAGTGTGTCCTTCGTGTAGTGATCCGTGGTGTGTCACCCATCTCATTGAGTATTCTTTGTCTGCTGTGAGGACTGGCAGTGCTCTCATTGTCCTCCAGTGTCCCGGTAGCTGTTTGAAAAAAGCCATATTTGAAAAGTCATGTTGAGTATTGATGGGTAGTGCATTGAGGGTACTGCATTTTGATAGGAGCTTCTGACATGACATCTTGATTCTTTCCTTGCAGTGACTTCCCATCTAAGCACAGCAAGAACCAAAACTGAATTTCCAAGTCTGAAACTCAAGATGTCCCAGCAGCAGATCAGGTATGTTTGACAATGAGTGACATTAGCCAGAGGTTCTGTTTAATGGTCCAGGTCAGCGCATAAACAGATCTAAATAAAAGATAGGAATGGAAACTCTCTTCACCTGTGCATTTGGTCAGCTAAACCCAATTTTCATTTGTCTTACAAAattcttgtgcttttttttttttttttttttgcaaattcgCATGGAAACTACATGTTTCTATTTAAAGGTAACAGTACAAAGTAATATTGGAGGAGTCAGGAGTCCATATGAGTTTGTTAAAGAGATGCAGATTGAACTCAAAAGCAGGATAATGTATATCACTTGTTTAATATTTGTTGGGATggagaacttttttttgcttgtaaGAGGATAAACACTTCTCCATATATATTCTACGGAAACTCTGACAACATTGAGGTTCAATAATGACTCATAAGTGATGAAGATAGCTAAATTTCCAGAAAGCCATGTTACCTGTAAAAGCTGCATATTCTTCAGGAAGTGTAGTAGTTAGGCATTTAGAATAAACTTTAGGAACTCCTGAGACATCTGCAGTATTCAATAAGAAATTGAATTTTCATCTAAATGTCTGGCtaatttaactgaataaatgaaatttggttcaattaaaaataaaaagttcagATGTGATAAGGGAGTCGTGTTAAGGTTCAAGCAGTTAAAAATTTGAATGCTTTTTGTTTAGAAACAAATGGatgtttgtgtttgatttttgcAGCCTTCCTGCCAAGCTCATCAATGGTGGCATTGCTGGGATTGTAGGGGTAACCTGTGTGTTCCCCATTGACTTGGCCAAGACACGGCTACAGAACCAGAGGAGTGGCCAGCAGGTCTACAAGAGCATGTGAGTTAGTCGCCCTCCTTTCAGTGTGACTGCATGGCAacagttccatttattttatagagcactgttctcacagtgacacagagcactgagcaaAGGATCAGAGGTATAAATAAGAGGTTGgctgtacattaaattactaaaataactataattattaaagctttaaGTAAGCTAACCGGCCACATAGGAAATCAgcaaactcccaactgaaaggcaacagaggggaaaaaacctctggaggttAAAGTGCCAGTGGCCACCTCTCTCCTGGGCTTCTAGATTTAAAATGTCTGTTAGTGCTGGAGaaattattttcagcattttaactTGTAGGCTAATGCTAAGCCCAGCTATTGTGTAATGTGCcctggtggtggcagtgtgtaTACTGCACGGAAGGAGTTGAGTCAATTGTGATCACCAACATTGTGTTATAACCACTACTGGCTTTCTTCTGGTAGGATGGATTGCCTTGTCAAAACGGTCCGATCTGAAGGTTTCTTTGGCATGTATAGAGGTAAGGTGGTTTCTTAATTTATTCTTCTCGAGGTTAACAACTTACACATTGCCCTTAATTTTGGCTTCAACCAAATCTGAGAAAATAATTGCAAGAAACTTGCCATATGCAAAGaatcattttgtacatttaaatgttgaCTTTGGAAATGAAAGCTCATGACAAACTGACTTTCAGTCACTGGGTGGCAGCATTTGCcagcatttgtcttcaaaaccaACTAATAGTTGTAGTTTTTTGCGTATTACTAGAATTTATGTAGATATTAAGAATTTGTACCAATGCACATTATTGAATTGGCTGATAGTTAACATTGACTCTCAATGGTTTTGTTTATTGAAGAGAAAATagtgctgaaatgaaaatacagaGTTCATTTTAAGACTAGATCTACTGAAATATGGTGTCATAGAACCCATTAAAGATTGCAGTTAAAAGCCAGACACACGCTTATTGCATCCATAGGGCTTTTCATGAAACCCTTTTTGAGGATTAAAGCTAGAGGCAGTTGTTTGGGGCCTCGGCTTCTGTGAGGAATTGTTTGTttgcatctgtgtttttcatgttacaGACATGGGCCCCGGGGATTTTGAAGGCTAGCCGATAAGGCGCAGCCACGCTGGAGGCAAACGTTTACATGGTTCTTACTACTCTGCTCTATTATGCCTAGGCACCATATTTTGTATTGTGCAGTTGTATTCTGATTTCTGTTTAGCCAAACTTTTTCTGTCTGTCCTGTCTGCTAACACCtctgtgttttttgaaaaaaatacagtaaaaatactttataaCATAATGTAATACGTATATACATAATGCATAGTGTAAGAACATTGTCATACTAAGCTATTTAAACACTGAAGTGGAGGGGGGAATACTTTCCaggtctttttttcccttttcactgCATCTTCTAATTCACTTATCACTTTCATCTTTTCTTGATTTAATGTCAGTTTTGCTTGGTGTTGAAAATacataacccccccccctccagttaTCCCAACTATTGCTTCTAAACATGACTTTCCTCTCTTactgtgccttgtgttgtattTAGCCAGCAATAGAAATGGATATTATATGGCAGACATTCTTGGTTTGATTGTGGTGGGGATTAAATGcttgtatacttttttttagCTTGTGCTTGAAATTAATGTGTTTGAAGAGCTAATCagtcttatttgtttttttaggtGCTGCAGTCAATCTGACCTTGGTCACCCCTGAGAAGGCAATCAAACTTGCTGCTAATGACTTTTTTCGTCACTACCTCAGCAAAGATGGGTAAGAAAGGTTTGGCATTAAAGTTAATTCATGGGACTTCATGCTGGCATTGCTCCACTGCTTCAGTGCTGATTCTCTGTTGCAGGAAGGCCCTGACTGTGTTCAAGGAAATGCTGGCTGGGTGTGGAGCTGGTATGTGCCAGGTAGTCATCACCACTCCTATGGAGATGCTTAAAATCCAGCTCCAAGATGCAGGGAGGCTAggtaaggaggtgtggccttgtggCATGTTATGTTATGAAACGCCTTTTTTGTTGCAGTATATCAGCAGGCTTGTGGCTAATTTTGAGCTTTTTACATAGCTGCTCAACAGAGGATTCCAGCTGGTGTAGCGTGTGCCAAGTTATCTGGCACCAGTGCAGTTCTGAGCCGGTCCTACACTGCAGGGCTGGCACCGCCAGTCCGCACTGTGTCAGCCACACGCATTGCCCAAGAGCTGCTCCGCACCCAGGGAATTCGGGGCCTGTACAGAGGGCTAGGTGCCACGCTCATGAGGTTAGTGTCTATGTTACAGCTCAAGTGGATGTGTCTGGTTTTTTGCGCCTTGCTGGTGTACAGCTAAATCTGGGGACGCATCATTTGCACAAAGGACTTTTTGTTGGAACTATTTCACCATGGCTTTTTGATGCTGATGTTGTGGTTTTTCTCTTCCCCCAGAGATGTGCCCTTCTCTATTGTCTACTTCCCACTGTTCGCGAATTTCAACCGTTTAAGGCAGCCCTCCCCTTCGGAGAAATCCCCCTTTTACTGGTCTTTTATCGCCGGCTGTGTGGCTGGCTCCACGGCTGCTGTTGCAGTCAACCCTTGTGATGGTGAGTGTGCAAAGGCCACTTTAAGAAGGTAACTTATTAGGGGAGATTACATGGCTGAGTGCTAATTGAAAGCATTCTTCCTTGCAGTGGTGAAAACACGGTTGCAGTCTTTGAGCAAAGGAGCAAATGAGGAAACCTACAATGGTGTAGCAGACTGCATAAGGTATGATCTAAAATTGTTGCTTCAGTTCAAAAGCTGCATGAGAGCTTAGTTCTTCAGAAATATTCTGTTCAGATGCTGAATGACAaaccttttttctccccccctgcAGCAAGATCCTGAAGAAGGAAGGACCATCTGCCTTTCTGAAGGGTGCAGGCTGCAGGGCCCTGGTCATTGCCCCCCTGTTTGGCATTGCCCAGGTCATGTACTTTGTTGGGGTGGGCGAATTGATTCTGGATtatgtccccttcagcctttaCTCTGCATAGACTAAGCCACATCTCCTCAGCTCTCCACCTGACTCTGGTAAACTTAGCTCTGCTGGATTGGGCTGTGAAGGGAACTGCAGGAGCTACAGACCACCCTTTGTACACCGATGTGCATCAGGTCATCTCAGCTGTGGGAGCACAGGGTTTTGGGAACCATGTCAAACTTTTCTACCCTCAGGACATGAAAATAGGTTGCCTTGAATAATGTGTGCTTATCAACATGGTTTTTGAGGAGCAGTTGGCAATGAAATGTTGAAGCTCCCTCCTACCAGGGTAAAGGAAGGCTTCCAGATTTTTCCCTCAATGAGGGAGGGAGATGTAAAATACTTAACACCTCACCAGAATTGCTGAGGACCTTGTGATAATTTTGTCAGCACTGTGCCATGGCAGTACGCTGTACAGTTCACATACAGAAAGTAGAACTGTACCTTTTCatggagtgattttttttgagatgttaaATCTTTTTCCAGTGTCAAATATATTTATagctatgtatttgctgttaaGTCAGTCTTCCAGCtggtaaattacaaaaaaaagagcCAAAGACTGaatagtccttttttttttttttgtcaccaagGTTGTAGGTGTGTATTATCAGGTATGGGAGTATAGTGTTCTTAAGAGGGCCCAAATTGTTAAATTGCATTTAGCTGTCAAAATTTTTATAGTCCTATAAGAAAGGACCAAGTAGAGATTAGGGCAGTGTGTTAGTATGTATCCAGAGTATTCTATCCATACAATTCATAACTTTGAGATGTCATTTAATACAGTGTTGTAGTTACATGTATTGTTTCAAAGATGGAATGATGGGAAACATGCTTTCTGTGCATCTTGAATTGATGCGTATCATGCTTGTGAAGTATACATGTCAGTGAAATTTGAGTTACTTATACAAAGCACAGCAgaaagttttccagtttttgaaATGTTAACTGCGTTCTGAATTTTGTACATGCAGTTTGTTTTGGTATTGCAGTGTTATCTTAACTGTCCACAGTGGATTAACAAGCActctgcaatgaaatttcagctgATACAAGATctgaacaaaatgtttctgaGAAACGTTcctgtaaaatgcaaaatataattaaaatctATATAACTTAAGTGTTGAAAAGTTCTTTTGCTAGATTTAACCTGCAGGTCATGTGTGTTGTGGGgggacagtggcacagcaggtgaagCTGCTCAGTTCCTGAGTGGCTTGctgggtgtggggtttgcatgtttttccctgtgtctgcaacCCCaagacatgcatggaagaagtCCCTGCAAATTGCTTCCGTTCCTCCCTGGCCTTGGAAACCATGGTGACGGTCGCTGTGAGTCCTCAGCTCAACGGCTCCTTGTTTGTGCACGTGTGCAGGCAAGTGCTGCTGTCATTCTTGTCATTTTTAGCTGGTAATGTTcagctgaaggggggaggggacactgaACAGCAGACCATTGGAGTGCTTGTTCACTGAGTGAAACAGTGGATGTAAAGGATTCACTTGTACAGGACCTTGTGAGAACTTGCGTCATATTCCGGTCTAGGTACTAGAATGCTTTAAAGTCTTGGGTAACCTTTTGTCCCTTTTGGCCAGTACAGGTAAAGAGCGTAGTTGTATATTCAGCTGTCATGTAACACGGTCCTCTACAATGGAAAAAGTGCTGTGACCACTTAAAAATACGTATTTCACACGTCACCTCATCTCTGACTCATATTGCGCAGCTCATTAACGTCCACAACTAATTTCATTATGATATCTGTATGGAGATATACCATGGGGCAGTTTCAAGTACCAAAGGTTGTCGGTGTAGCTATTTTCTGTCTAAATCTTGGTTATGGAACTCTGTGTTACCCTGCAAACAATGACTGCTGGTGCCTATGTAGGGTATCAAGTGTTGCTCaacttattttttacatttacttgtttagcagatgtttttctccaaagcgatgtacatctcagctaaaatacaatttgtgcattacattagggggGAGAGAtgtagttgcagatgtgatttttgAGTAGgcctagtttttctttccactttatgcattGATGTtaatcacacaagtaggtgcataaaatgcaggatagactaatcctgatcaccttcctacatttttttaatttattttttataaaatggtacacatttacatataatacaggagtagtggctgtgtaaaggcttatctgaggatgatcataaagttacggtgcatgaacatttacaccatagatgagcttgagagatcatgggcgaagtgaatccggaaaggtgagttttcagacccttcttgaatgtagacaagagtttcagcaattctgagtgggtgggggtgggaggtcATTCCCCTACAACATTGCCAGAACTGAGAGCCTctctgctttactttttgtgcgcgggaccaccaagcgagcagataCAGAAGAGCGGAGTGGTCTGGATAGcatgtagcggttgatcaagtcttgtgaATAGCTGTGAGCAGTTCTATTAATGCTGttgtaggccatgaccagggtcttgaatttgctCCGGGAAGCTATAGgaggccagtgcagagaaatgagtaagggaaatacatgggaacacttcagcaaatcgaacacaacttgtgcagcagcattctgtagaagctgcagaggtttgatggcagtcgCAGGAAGACCACACAACAGAgtgttgcagtagtccagatggagTGTCACCATGGTCTGGGCAAGTaattgggcagagtcagttgttaggtaaggacagatcctgtggatattacgcaggatgtatctacaggatatttttaatgctttgacTGGATGGAGACTTATTCCTTCCAGCGGTTTATTAGAAACCTAATGTAAACCTAATAAGAAATCTAATTCTTATTGCACATACAATCACAactatcagttcatggtaaatgACAACTGAAATGGGTTTGACACGACATTGTGTAGCTGACACTGTAAACAATGTTAAAGCACTTCATTGTCCCCTTTGTACAGCAGGAAAATTTGTACTGGGGTAATTCCACGTATGTTCATTGTTCACGGGAGCTACAGTtggagtgggattcaaagcagGCCCTTTCAGTACAAGGGTCcaactgctatgctacctgctgtcagCACAAATTTAATTCTTATGTAAGCAGCTTCAGTGACATGAATACTGCTTCACTACAGAAAATATCTGTTCTTCAGAATGCAAGACATGCAATGAGTATGAAGTGTGTTTTACATCATGCCTACCCGTGAGCCGAATTACCAAAACGTGTCTCCAAGGTGTACCCTCACTCACGTGTAGCATCTGTACTTCCTGGATAGACTGCTAGCCACCGAAGTCTATTTTCAGGGGGTAGAAGCAATGGAGAAGGTCCGGTGtatgttgcatttttaatttttaatattcttgTCTCCTATAACATTTGCTGTTGAGTGAAGGCCAGTTATGTCCTGCTAACAAGGATCCACGAGACCACGTAACTGATTTCCAGTGCTGACTGCTAATTTATCATTGTTCAAGGTAGACTTACAGCTATTATGGAGACCAAAGAGAACATAATAAAGCTGAATGTCGCAAGAAGATGAATTGCAGGTGAATCAGTCCGCACTCAAGATTGAATGCAGAGGTGGTGTTTTAATTTCGACTAATTGTTCGACTAATGTTATGCTGCGTAAACTacaagaaatggaaatgaaaagggTGGTAAATGTGGAGGTGTGAAGAGCAAAGATCGAGTGTAAGGTGTTGACGAAGCTCAGACTAACCAGCGTGTCTCCACTAGATCGTCATCTTCTCCAAGGAGAACAAGTACTATAAGTTAGGAATCCAACAAGGGTAAAGTAATTCTACAAAATTTTATTAGTTCTGACATTTAAACTTCTGAGAAGCCTCAACACTACTTAACTTTCAATGACATCAAGtacatgttaaaataaattaacgaGATCCATGTAGGGTTGTACTGTAATCAAGTACAGTAGGCAGGCTCTTGTTCATCGTTCGTATTGTCACCCTGGACGAAGCTCCTGCTCAGCGTCTCCAGGAGCTGCTGAAGACAACGTGACGCTACAGGATACAATATCTTGTCGCTGcaaacatgtacagtactgtaatgtGTTTGTGGTGATGTTGGGCTGCgctctgtcctgtcctgtccctttAGCCACCAGAGGAGGAGTTTTatagaaacattaaaaagaaaaaaaaaaaacaaatatttgcacATCTCTTTCATGGCTGATGATGCTGCAGCTGGACAGGACGGAGCTGCTCATTATGGCACCTATGGCGTCGGGTCAGTTCAGCAAGCCATTCCAACGGCTGCGGCGGAATCAGCATTTTCTTCTAGTAATGAGTAGTAAACTCAATTTAGTTTGGCGAAATTGCAACTTGGACAAGTGCAGGGATGGCACACATCTACCTTTCTGTTCTGCTCATTAAAGGGCGAAGATACACATAAAGACTGGAGAAAAAGATTTcgatatatgtatgtgtgtgtgtgtgtgtatatatatatatatatatatatatacgaaAAGTGTCACCACTTTTCAGCAGAATTAAACAAGTGTTATAAGGTAACTAATTGGTATATTGTGCTTCAGTTGGCAGCTAGAGAATTGATGAGCGATTTGAAAAGTCTCAGCAGGgaaattttcaaatattaatttgattCTCTAACTTTTATTCATCTTTTATACAGTGAGACTCCAGGAACAGTGAGAGTTACGAGCGTCTTTAGGACTTTAGGGAATTTCTTACAGCGGCGTTGCTTCAAAAGCGTTTTGACCTGTAAGGAGATGAAGTTGCCTCTCCGGTATCTACAGGATCGCCCTCCACTCCACTGGTGCGTTAAACTACAGGAGATGCGACTTGGCACACCTGTTCCCAGCTGCACCCTATGGACTCTCTAGCTGCAAGGAGAGACCAGCTTGGTTCTCAAAGCAGCTGCCCACGAACCTGGGCTTGTGGCCATGGTGATGTTTGGAAATGTCATGAGAGCTCAAGCTGGAGCAGCCAAGTCTCTACTGAGCATGGCTTCGTGGAGAGCAGGGGCATTGAATTATTGATCCGTATATCAGAGAAAACAGGAAGCACCTTCTGATTGACAAGTGAATGGGAACAAAATCATAACCCATAAAAGTTATCTGTATTAAGCCGGAGGTGTGAAGCAATCAGTAGCTAAAttataatatgaaaaatttcCTGGGTCTGAATCAGCCGTCGCCGCAGGACCCTGGCAGCGGCAAATGGTGGTAAGAGCACGGTGCATGAGCAAGTGGATTCGGCAGGAGAACTTGAGTCAATACGTTAATTTAGACGCAAGTGGAAGTGGTGGAGAGGTCCGGCGAGTGCCAGTCGGGCTCAGCTGCGGTCCTGGTTGTGGCACCAACGGATGACGTCACTAGGCCGGTGGCGGTCATATCGGCATGCTCGCAAATGCTTGTGAATGTTGTGGAGACACCCGACGTCCCACCTGACCGCAGCCCAGAAGATGCCTGCACTACAGAGGTTTCGCTGCCTGGGATTTGTGGGttcaggggtgggggggattgTTGGGGGAGGTGTGGGATAGGGGTGCAGGTCATGGGCCTCTAGATGACCTCCCGGTTGTTTCGTATCGCGCAGCACAACACCATGCTGAAGATCATGCCGATTATCTGAGGGAGGAAGGTAAAAAAAACGTGGTGTGTTTTACACTTACCCTGTTACACTTACCCTGTTACACGGTCCCATTCACTCCTGAAAATGGACTGAATATGGAAAACCAGACAATGAAATgacttatttcacttttttcaataGGGGGAAATTGCAGTTTGTTTCACACCAGTCCTAATTTCACGCTGAATTCACCCTGAAATTTGCTCAAGGAAAAAAGTGGTGTAATATCGCATTAGAACGAGTAACAATTACacactttttactttttcctggAAAACAATGCCACACGTGTATTATCATCATGTCCACAAAACTTCTCTGAATCTTACACGTCCTCAAATCTTATGCTGGGAATAGAAGAAgactgaattttctttttatttcattgtatttcattatgttatatataatttcattaatatacgttataaataaatgcagaaggtaaagatttattttataGGTTACCAGTTTTAAGGTTTATTGGGTCTACAGGGTAATAGCAAATGGaggaaatttcattttcataaagcCTTAAAGGGTGAACATGAAAGGTGTtgcaaaataaatcacagaaatatTAATTCCACAGTTAAGTTACCGGGATAGTGGCCCTGGACTAGCCTGATGATGGCGAACACTAACTGTCACATTTAGATGACTGCATAATGACAGAACGCTTTGGCACCCTGTTCAGCAGAGCTTGCAGTTTATTGGGCCTTAAAAATTCTTTACCGATCGGGAAGGAATAAACCACATATCAGGAGACTGAATAACGAGGAAGAGTATATTTTTACCGTGTTATTGCACTCTGTTCACTTCACTAACAGGATGCAAATAATTTTCCAGCTTTGCATGGACCTGGAGACCATGAAGTGTCCCAGTGTGTTTGTTGGtatattttggaaaaacatgtttttgcgACTTCAGTATGACGTCAGATGTGTTTTGCAAAAATTCCTCACCATAATTCCTGCAATGCCGATTCCCACATATCCGATGATGTACAGCTTTGTGTTGAAGAAATCTGCAATGGCGATCTCACAGTTCTGGAACACAGTGCACGTATGTGTTGTTTCATTGCTTTGCACACACTGATCACACTCATCGCTGTTAAATGTGCTGTACAATTGGGGTCATACAAGTGGAAGAAAAGGCTCACCTGGAGTTCGGGCTCCGATTCTGGGCAAAGGGACACGTTCGATGTGCTGCTTCCGCAACAGTTGAGCTGTAGAAGGGTCACAGGGGATTATGACAAAGTATAGAATGAGGCTTTTCTGTGTCTCATTGCTGTTTGTTCTGAGGCATCAGTACTgaggcagtagcaggaaggtccATAACATCTGTTTGAGAAACTATGAAACGGAGTGAGTGGAGGGTCGGGAACATTTACACACTCCTCTTGTATTCACATTCACAGAGTGACAAATGTGTGAGGTCATCTGGCACGAAAGGACACTTCACTGGATAAGGGCACATTCACAAAGATGAAGTATGATATTCTGTTGCTTGCAAATTTTGGCTGAAGTATTAACTATCAGTGCCTATCCCTAGGCTACTAAGAGGACACCCTGGATCAAaccccagtccattgcaatgttgagacacacatttacattacatcattcagcagaaacttttcaccaaagcaacttccaatgaactctctgtagtgttatcaacccacacaccttattcaccaaggtgacttacactgccagatacactacttacaatgtgtcactcatccatacatcattggaacacactctctctgtcactcacacactatgagtgaacctgaacagcatgtctttggactgtgggaggaaacccacacacacacagggagaacatgcagactccacacagactgagcagggatcgaacccacatctttttgcaccacccaggcactgtgagacagcagcacttctcactctgccaccatgccaccggtTAACAGTGCTGCCTGCAcccagatacacacactgagTTACAGGCTACAGGCACCTGAGAGTCACTTCAACAGATGTCTCTGGACTGCAGGCggaaacatgaggagaacacacaaactccacacgcg
Proteins encoded in this window:
- the LOC108918477 gene encoding mitochondrial glutamate carrier 1-like is translated as MSQQQISLPAKLINGGIAGIVGVTCVFPIDLAKTRLQNQRSGQQVYKSMMDCLVKTVRSEGFFGMYRGAAVNLTLVTPEKAIKLAANDFFRHYLSKDGKALTVFKEMLAGCGAGMCQVVITTPMEMLKIQLQDAGRLAAQQRIPAGVACAKLSGTSAVLSRSYTAGLAPPVRTVSATRIAQELLRTQGIRGLYRGLGATLMRDVPFSIVYFPLFANFNRLRQPSPSEKSPFYWSFIAGCVAGSTAAVAVNPCDVVKTRLQSLSKGANEETYNGVADCISKILKKEGPSAFLKGAGCRALVIAPLFGIAQVMYFVGVGELILDYVPFSLYSA